A genomic region of Diceros bicornis minor isolate mBicDic1 chromosome 39, mDicBic1.mat.cur, whole genome shotgun sequence contains the following coding sequences:
- the DYNLT1 gene encoding dynein light chain Tctex-type 1 isoform X1 → MEDYQAAEETAFVVDEVSNIVKEAIESAIGGNAYQHSKVNQWTTNVVEQTLSQLTKLGKPFKYIVTCVIMQKNGAGLHTASSCFWDSSTDGSCTVRWENKTMYCIVSTFGLSI, encoded by the exons ATGGAAGACTACCAGGCTGCTGAGGAG aCTGCTTTTGTTGTTGATGAAGTGAGCAACATTGTAAAAGAG GCCATTGAGAGTGCAATTGGTGGCAACGCCTATCAGCACAGCAAGGTGAACCAGTGGACCACAAACGTGGTCGAACAGACTTTAAGCCAACTCACCAAGCTGGGAAAACCGTTTAAATACATCG TGACCTGTGTAATTATGCAGAAGAATGGAGCGGGGTTGCACACAGCAAGTTCTTGCTTCTGGGACAGCTCTACTGACG GCAGCTGCACCGTGCGATGGGAGAACAAGACCATGTACTGCATCGTCAGCACCTTCGGGCTCTCTATCTAA
- the DYNLT1 gene encoding dynein light chain Tctex-type 1 isoform X2, with translation MEDYQAAEETAFVVDEVSNIVKEAIESAIGGNAYQHSKVNQWTTNVVEQTLSQLTKLGKPFKYIEEWSGVAHSKFLLLGQLY, from the exons ATGGAAGACTACCAGGCTGCTGAGGAG aCTGCTTTTGTTGTTGATGAAGTGAGCAACATTGTAAAAGAG GCCATTGAGAGTGCAATTGGTGGCAACGCCTATCAGCACAGCAAGGTGAACCAGTGGACCACAAACGTGGTCGAACAGACTTTAAGCCAACTCACCAAGCTGGGAAAACCGTTTAAATACATCG AAGAATGGAGCGGGGTTGCACACAGCAAGTTCTTGCTTCTGGGACAGCTCTACTGA